From a region of the Impatiens glandulifera chromosome 4, dImpGla2.1, whole genome shotgun sequence genome:
- the LOC124936136 gene encoding epoxide hydrolase A-like, whose translation MEEIEHRNLKINGINMHIAEKGKGPTILFLHGFPDLWYSWRHQILYFADNGYRAVAPDLRGFGQTTGAPTQDPSKFSVMHLVGDIVSLLDAIASDEEKVFIVGHDWGASIGWYLCLFRPDRVKAFVSLSVHYLKRNPDPAMNFTDLFRAIYGDHHYIWRFQEPGDIEAEFAKVGFKQVLKKFLTFRDPAPFFFPKTTDNFIDSYHTPIALPHWLSEEDLDYYVSNYEKTGFTGGINYYRAFKLDWELLAPWEGAKVNVPVKFVVGDLDLVYHIPLVKEYVHGGGFKKDVPLLDDEIVVMEDVAHFINQEKPQDINYHIHNFIKSYN comes from the exons ATGGAGGAGATTGAACATAGAAACTTGAAGATAAATGGAATAAACATGCACATAGCAGAAAAGGGAAAAGGTCCGACGATCCTATTCCTCCACGGCTTCCCTGATCTATGGTACTCATGGCGCCATCAGATCCTCTACTTCGCCGACAATGGTTACCGCGCCGTCGCCCCAGACCTACGCGGCTTTGGTCAAACAACCGGAGCCCCAACTCAGGACCCATCCAAATTCAGCGTCATGCATCTGGTCGGCGACATCGTTTCGCTCCTCGACGCCATCGCGTCGGACGAGGAAAAGGTGTTCATCGTGGGCCATGACTGGGGAGCATCCATCGGGTGGTACTTGTGTCTGTTCAGACCCGATAGAGTCAAGGCCTTCGTATCCCTCAGTGTCCATTATCTCAAACGGAACCCGGATCCTGCTATGAACTTCACGGATCTTTTCCGGGCCATCTACGGCGATCACCACTACATTTGGAGATTTCAG GAACCTGGTGACATTGAAGCTGAGTTTGCAAAGGTTGGTTTTAAACAAGTGCTGAAAAAGTTCCTAACATTTCGCGATCCAGCCCCCTTTTTCTTCCCTAAAACCACCGATAATTTCATTGACTCGTACCACACCCCGATTGCCTTACCCCACTGGTTGTCCGAGGAAGATCTCGACTATTATGTTTCCAATTACGAGAAAACTGGATTCACTGGAGGCATAAACTACTATCGTGCTTTCAAGTT AGATTGGGAACTGTTGGCGCCATGGGAAGGTGCTAAAGTGAATGTGCCGGTGAAATTTGTGGTTGGGGACCTTGATCTGGTCTATCACATACCACTAGTGAAGGAGTATGTACACGGTGGTGGGTTCAAGAAAGACGTGCCATTGTTGGACGATGAGATTGTGGTGATGGAGGATGTTGCCCATTTTATAAACCAAGAGAAACCTCAAGATATCAATTACCACATCCACAACTTCATTAAAAGTTATAATTGA